The genomic region GTGAATAAAGTGAAAGCGATTATAGGGTTAATTATTCCTTTGATAATTATTTATCTAGTCTATACTGGATCATATAGTTTGTTCGAGTTATTATTGGGAATAATTGTTGCTATACTTGTAGCTTACCTATTTGGTGATGCTGTAGTAAGGAATGCTGAGAAGATATATAGTCCTATTAGATGGTTTTGGGGCTTAGTCTACGCAATACTGTACTTTACCATAATAGAAGCGAAAGCTCACTGGGAGGTTATCAAATTAATATTTAAACCATCAAATGTTAAGCCGGCAATTGTGAGAATACCGTATAGTGTAGAAACAGACTATGCAGTTACAACTATAGCTAATTCAATAACAAATACACCTGGAACAATTACTGTCGACGTTGATGAGAACAATAAATACCTCTATGTTCACTGGATAAGAGCGGTTGATTTAACAGATGAGGGGGCACGGGAGCATATATCTCGTGTTTTCGAGAAATACGCTAAGAAAATATTTGATTAGAGAGGTGAGTGTGAATGAATGAGCTAGATATATATATGGCAACTTTATTGGTGACGGGATTAGCTGTTCTGAATGGAACGGTTGTATATTTGATCTTCTATAGATTGTTAGGCAAAATTTTTTGGGAGAAGTTGAGGAGCCCGAGTAGGTTAAAAGAAGAAGTTGTGATGTGTGGACAAGAATATTTGGAGGAGACTTTGTCTGCTCCCGTCTCACGCGTGTTCACCGATATTGTTAAAAGGTCTCTTCCAAAACTCTCTAGGATTATTGAGGAGGGTGGTGGAACCAGTATTTTAAATAATTGGTTTGCATGGATGCTTGTATTGTTATTAATAATTATTGTTCTAGCATATGTTTATGGGTGATCATAGATGATGTGGGTAGATCTAGGTAACTATATTTTACAATCTCTATTGTATCCCGGTTTATTATTCATAATAATAATGATAATATTCACACAGTGGATCTATAGAAAGGTTACTGGTAGAGTACAGTATAGGAGGGGACCAACATATGTTGGACCATTTGGTTTATTACAACCATTTGCTGATTTCATGAAGTTGTTGCTTAAGGAAGATGTTGTATCGAGGTATTCGGCGAAGATAGCTCCCGTTATTGTTGCTGCTCTAGGTGTTGGTGCAATAACTGCACTAACATTGATGACACCGTTAGCATATGATCCTGTTCACGCACCATTTGATATCATAGTATTCTTCTACTTGGCTTTATGGACTAGTTTATCAATAATGTTTCTAGGATTAGCGACGCCTAACCCATATACGAGTCTTGGTGTTGGCAGGTATATGGCTTTGCTGGTTAGTGCTGAGCCTGCTTATGTTAGTAGTTTCTTGGTACCAGTAATTATTGCTTCAAAAATAGATCCGAGCATAGAATATAGTTTGTATGGATCATCACTAATATCTTATCAGTTATGGACCAGTAATGTATTCTCCTTTATAGCGATGCTAATTGCGGCGATCGCAGGTTTTCTCGCAATGATGGGGATATTGGAGATTAAACCTTTCGATTTTCCAGAAGCTGAGGGCGAAATATATTGGGGTGTATTCACAGAGTATGGTGGGCCTAGGCTTGCATTAGCATTCTTTATATTATTTGCTGAGAGAATAGTTATTCCAATAATATATGTTTTGCTATTCCTAGGTGGTTCATGGCCTATTGATATCTCAACAAATTATTTAGGAGGCTTATTAGTGATCTTTGCTAAGTTCATAGTGGTATTCATATTATTATCTGTAATAGACAATGTTATGCCAAGGTTTACACCTGCTCAAGGAGTTAGGTTTCTATGGAAATACCCATTAATACTTGCTATTGCTGCACTAATTATAGCGTTGTTAATATAGGTAGTATAGTTCTTTTTAATTCATTCTATAGAATAAAATATTGTATTCGTTTCATGTTTAGAACCATACTATCCAAAAAATAATGTATAGTAGCCATCCTATTAGTAGGTTGGATATGTTGAATGGTAGGCTTTTCTTTATGAAGTCTGTGAATGTGATTTTGTAGCCCTTGTTTTCTAGTAGTCTAACTGCTACTAGGTTTGCTGATGCCCCAATATATGTTATTCCGCCCCCCAGTGTTGCTCCTAGTAGGAGTGCCCACGCGATTCTTAGTGGTTCTACACCTAGGTTTTCAGCAATATTATCTATTACTGGAATCATTGTGGTTACGTATGGTGTATTATCTATTACTGCTGAAAATACTACCGATAACCATATGAGTATACCTGTTATTATGAATATGTTTTCTCCACTGATTTCAAGCAATGCCTCTGCAAATTTATTTGCCAACCCATGTTTGGCAAATGCGCCGCTGAGAGCAAATACTCCTATTAGAAATACGAGGAGTTTCCAGTCAAATCCTTCTCTTATACTTTTCTTTGCTGATTCAGTGTCTTGGTGTAGAAGTATTCTTGTTGCTATTAATCCTCCTACACCGATTACTGCTATGAGCGTTAGTGGGAGTTTTATTATTTCTCTAATGCTGAGTAATGTTATTTTTATTGATAGGAATACTAGTGCTTCTACTAGGAAGAATTTGTCTTTTATAATATTGTTTGGTTTTTCCCAGTTGTTTTTGTTTGTTTGGTTTATATTGGTTCTTGGCTCTACTATCTCGTGTGTCGATAAAATAGTGTATATATATGTTGATATTATCATTGGTATAAGTGTTATAAAGAACATGGATGGTTTACCATTGTGTATTATGAAGTCTGTGAACGATAAATCATAGTGGCCCGCTACTATTATTGCTGGTGGATCCCCAATCATTGTTGCTGAACCAGCCATATTTGATGCTAGAGCTATACCTATGATCATGTATGTTGGGTTTATTCCAAGTTTTCTCGCTATATTGAATGCTATTGGTGCAAATAATAATACTACTGTAACGTTTTCTAATGCTATACTTATGAGCCCTGCTGTTAGAGTTAGTAGGAATAATATGTTTTGGGGAGACATTGTTTTTCTAAGTATGTGTGTTGAGACTAATTCTATGATTCCTGATTCTTCTAGAAGTATTGAGAACATGCTCATTCCAATAATTAAGCCTAGAACATCCCAGTTCACATATGATACGAATTCTTTGATGCTTATCGTCCTTGTTACTAGAAGTGTTATTATCAATATTAATCCGATATATTCTCTGCCGGGTTTACCTATCGCTACCAATATAATCATTAATGTGAGCAGTAATAATACTAGTATGCTATACACTTATATATGTTCACCTTGTCTTCGTTGTTTTTCTCATTAATTTCTCCATGACTAATACTATTTTAGGCTTAAATTTTAATGGATCATATTGTGGTCCATGCGAGTAAACATATTTTAGTATTGGCGGAGTTAAAAAGTTGGTTGCTACTATTATTAGTAGTGCTGCTAAATATACATCTGCTCCAATAACATGGTATGTATAGCCCATGTATGCTGCTATGATGCAGAATTCTGCTCTTGGAAACAATCCTACTCCTATCCTGAACGAGGCCCATGCTGGGTAGCCTACTAGGAAAGATGTCAGACCACCCCCTAGTAATTTGCCTATGAAGGCTGCTATGATCATTGTTGTATAGAATGGTATGTATTGTGGTACGATTGCTGTTTTCAAGTCTATTTCTGCAGTAGTTGTTATGAAGAATAGTGGTGAAAATAGTACTGCTAGTAACCTAACTTTTTCAGCTGCTACTTTTGAGCCCCATGCCTCTGAGAATCCTAGTCCTGCAGCGTATGCTATTACTAGTGGTGATAAGTTGATGTATTGTGATAACAGTGTTAATCCAAGTACCGTTGCTAAAATGGAGACTAGGATGGATTCATCTGTGTGTAGGTGGCTGGCTAGTCTAGATATGTAGCTTCCATATCTGTGTAGGAGTACTACGATTATGAGCCATGCAGATATAGCTATTAATAATATCTCGGATACTGTTTCGAAATTAATAGTGCCTGTTTTTACTAGGGATGCACCCACAACAATTGTTATGAGCGCTGCTAAATCATCTAAGACAGCTATCCCCATAACAGTGTATCCTTCCAAGGTATGAAGCTTTTTTATCTCAACGAGAGACTTAACAGATACGCTAACACTAGTAGCTACGAGAACTGTTCCAACAAAATAAGCGGATTTAGGAGGATAACCAAACGAGATACCTATAATGTATCCAAGACTGAAAGCAGCTAATACCTCGCCCAACGTAATAATACCATAAACAGGCAAACTACGCATAAACTCAGAATACCTAGTCTCAAGCCCAGCATAAAATAAAAGCAAAAACACGCCAAAAACAGAAAAAGCCTTGACAACATCATTAACAGGATACCAACCCAATAAACTAGCACCAAAAACAATACCGACACTCAAATCACCCAAAACAGAAGGAACACCCAAACGAGAAAAACCCTCCTCTAACAAACGACCAATACTGAAAGCCAAAAACAAAGCCAAAACAAGATCAATAAAACCCTCCACAAAACACCACCTAAAATAAAAATATAATATAGAAACAATAAAAACAACACCCATAAAACATAAAAACCCAAAAACAAAAACAATAAAAACACAGAAAAGCCCCCGTAGTATAGCCCGGCCTAGTATGCGGGCCTGTCGAGCCCGTGACCCGGGTTCAAATCCCGGCGGGGGCGCTATCAATTCTCTATTATTTTTGAAAGACTTATGTATCATTTTCTTGATACTATGATTATTTTATTGTTAATAATGAGTAGGTTTAGATTATTTAGTACCGTAAAAGAATAGGTTGCCTAATGAATTCTAATGTAGCAACTATGAAGCATAAGATCGTGGTTATACAGCTTAATTCCAATCTAATTCTCTTCATATGAAAATATTTTCTGTCAATAGATGCATCACCTATGTTGAAGCCGAGTAGCTAAGCATATAGCTCGTCATACTCCTATCTTGACCCCTTTTGATGTAAGTATGCTAGTGGTGTTGCAAATAGTTTCCTTATCAATGTCTTAATTTCATCTATTTGTTGAGAAGGGGGAACTCTCTGAGAAAGTTTTATTTCGGCTTCGTTCATTTTCTAATTTTTATTTTTACGTATATTATTCAGGAGGTATTGGGGTTTATGCCGGTTACGTTTGTTGAACATGTTAGGTTATTGTTTAAGGCTTCACCTGTTATTGGTAAGGACAGAGAGGTTAGTATGAGCAGGTTAGTCGAGATTTTGAGTTAGAATAGGCCTCAAATATATACATTGATTAAAACATTAGAGTCTCTAGGCTTAGTGGAGCGAGAGCGAATAAGAGCTATACCTCCCAGGACAATTATTAGGTTAACAAATAAGGGTAGAAGGCTCATTGAGCATTTGGGGAAGTTGATTTTGTTTGAGCTGAGTTAGTTTTTGTGTTAATTAGGTGTTTGGGTTTGTTTTGCAGTTGTAGATGCGTGTTGTGGTAGGGGTTCCTTTTAAGGCTTGGATTGCTAGCTTTGTAGATGTTGCCTCGATACTTGTGGGTTGCTCTTTTACTCTATAATCGAATTTATTTATAAACTTCTTCATTATGTCTAAGAGCTTGCTAATCTTATGTAGCTGTATTTCCCTGAGTTTCTCAGCAAGATCTTTTCTCTTCTTCAACAACTCCATATATACGTCTCTAAAATGATGCATACATAAAATACTATAGGTGTTAGCCTCGTATTCTTGGAGAAGATCGGTCTCAATAATTTTCTCCGCAAACTTCTCAACAAAAATACGATTATACTCCACTAGATCCTTGCATAGAAAACACTTCCCAGAAAACTTGGCAGGGTTAACTATGCCTTTCTTCTCAAGCATCTCATAATATGTCTCAAGCATATCCTGATAAATAATAGCAGGACCAGGCTCACCTATAAGGGGATCTCCGTATGAATACTTGTACAAAAGCCATGCATGATAACCACACAACCCCAAACTCTCCCTAAACTTACTCCTTGTATCAGGATCATTTACATGTTCATATAGAATATCAAATATCAGATCGTATTCAACCTTCTCAACAATACCACAAATAGGGCAACCAGGCTTTTCAAGACTAGATGATAACTCCACATAGAATAAATCCCTAGGATTCCTTTTCTCCTTCTTCCCAAACAACACTATTCATCACACCACAAAGCCCATCCAAAACCCCTATACTATTTATTTTTTAACTAATAACAATATAAAATTAAGCAATCTATCATAAAACTCCTAAAAATCATCACCTATGAAACAAAACAAATAATAAATCTATAGAGGGGTGAATTTTTTAAGCAAATATGGCTATGTAAATAAGTTGGCTGGTCATAGATGTTTATATATTGTTTCTTTTAGGACTGTATTTAATCCATGGCTAGTTAGTTGTTTCTCTATAAACTTATGCACATAAGTTACATGAAAAGTTTATTAGTAAGTATGCATATGCACATATATGATGAAAATTATAAGCATATGAACATAAGATTGGGTGAGCAAAATGAATATAAGAAATGTACAGAAGAACTTAGCCAACAATATCCCACTGCATTCAACTCTAGCAATAGCCTCGGGATTGGTTACAGGATATTATCTTAACCTATCAAAATTATCTGGACTTATTATCCCAGCAGTATTCATAATGATTTATCCAATGGTGGTTAACTTATCACTTAACAATATCAAGAAGATTAAAAGCACAGTAAAGCCATTAGTAGAAGCAATGATACTTAACTTCCTAATAGCGCCAGGTTTAATGTTCTTATTGACAACAATAGTTCCTGTCTCGATCTATATGAAAATATCACTACTACTCTTATCTATTGCCCCAGCATCCAGCATGGGCCTGGGCTATCTCGGATTATCGGGCGGAGACATATTAGCAGGAGCAACAATAGTAGCACTAGCATTTATTCTATCATTAATAGTGTATCCAATAGCAGGATACTATTTCGCTTCAGGAACCCCCCTCTCCAAGTCTCACCGGGCTTAATTATTAAAAATCTCCTATTAGTCTTGATTACGCCACTAATACTTGGCATATTAACTAGAGAAATTATTGAGAAAAAACATGGTATCAAAAAATTCATTGAACTAAAACCATACTTCTCAACAATAACGCTGACAGGTCTCTATATTCTTCTATACCTAATCTTCGCCTCCAAAGCGAAACTTGTAATAGCACAATATGGATATATTATTACTATCACCCATAGCTATATTATTCTATGGAACAACAATCTTCATGCTCATAATACTTAACAAGAACCTGTTCAAACTCGAATACGGGCATCACCAAGCAGTAGTATTCACTACAGCAAGCAAAAACGTATCAATAACAATAGCAATACCAATATCAGTCTTTGGAAAAACAGGACAATTCATGGCTGTATACCCAGCAATAAGGGCGATCTTTCAAACACCTATACTAATAACATATCTAAGATACAGTGACAAAATAAAGAACCTGTTCGAAACAATAGAGAAAGAAACACGCATAATTCCAAAAACAGGCATCACCAAGATTTAATTAATCACATAAAAACACGTTATATAATCAGCGATCATAGATACACAATCAAAAATAAGATAGAATAAAAATGTTGATGAGAACCGTATAAAAGTCCACATTATTTTTCTTAATGTTTCTTTTTTACTTGTATCTTAATCCTTGAGGCTGTCTTGTTTTCTTCTATTAGTTTATTCCAGTATTTAATGTTATAGAGACAGCCAGGATCAGGTGCCATGGGATCGTTGAAGTATGCATATGCTCTTGCTCTGCATCCTCCACATATGTTTTTATACGGACACACAGCACATGCTCCTTGAAGCTTAGATCTATCCCTTAATAATTTGAAGAGAGGAGCATTAATCCATAGATCCCAGAATGTTCTCTCACGCAGATTCCCTACTGGTATGGGAAGGAATACACAGGGTATAAGTGTTCCATCAGGCTGTATACCAGCATATATTCTCCCAGCACCACATCCGCCAACAAATTCCGCAACCGCTTTAACTATAGGATCTTCTCCAACATAGAAATGTGTTGGAGCAACATCTCTGCCACCACTTAATTGTAGAGATACTCTTCCATACTGTGGTGCTGTGCTGACAATCTCCATTTTACGCCTGCTCATCTCCTTATATATTGTTCTAAGAAATTCTTCTCTTTCCAAAGGATCAAGGTCTAACCATATATTATCCTTCCCTCTACCAACAGGCACGAAATTGAAGAACACTACTCTCTTAACACCTATGGACTCAGCTAGATCAAGTATATCCTCTACTTCATTAATATTCATCTTAGTAATAGTTATAGCCATTGCATGGTTTATGCCCAGCTTAACAGCATTTTCTAAAGCCTTCACAGCTCTCTCCCATGATCCTTGAACACCTCTAAACCAATCATGCTTCTTAGGATCAGCACTATCAACTGATACCTCTACATATCTAAGCCCAAGCTTCTTCGCTTCCCTCAACTTCTCTATATCAGCAAATACCCAGCCATTAGTTGCTACAGCTGCATACATTCCTCTCGAAGCTATCTCATATAGGATTCTGCGAAAATGTGGATGAATAGTGGGTTCCCCACCGCTCAACGCTATTGCTGCAACACCAGCGCGATCAAGCTGATCAACAACCATAAGCTTCTCCTTCAAAGAGAGCTCATTGGGCAATGGCTTATCTGCTCTTTGATAACAATGCTTACATCTTAGGTTACACATGTTAGTAAAGTTCCATACTATGAGGAATGGTGCGGGAAGTTCTTGGGGAACAGTTACTCCGTAAAGACCCAGCCCCTTTAAGATTAGTGAAACCCCGCGTCTAAGCGCTGGATCCTTTAATGCCTCAATAACTTCCTCTTCTCTACCCTTTAACAGTTTTATACCAAGCTTCATAATAGTGTTAACAATTGATCCAATAAACCTAGCTGTTACTGTACAGGAACTAACTGGTTCACCTGCATACATTGATAATGCATGATATATTATTGGCGCCGCAACTTTTCTACCATTGTACTTGCACTCCGACTCTATAGTGGCTGTTCTCAAGAATACTCTTGATATAGGGTTATCGAAGAGAGTTCTAAGCCCTGCTAGTAATGCTCCAACACCGCCTCTCTGATCAGATTTAGAATTATCTTGTGATTCATTATTCATTATTTCCACCTCAAGAACTCATAGATTTTATCTCTCATCCAGGAAAAGATCTCTCTCATGAGAATACCCGAGAGATCTTTAAGCCTACCCGCTTTAAGCTCTCTTATGATAAACTTTGATC from Staphylothermus marinus F1 harbors:
- a CDS encoding Na+/H+ antiporter subunit E translates to MNKVKAIIGLIIPLIIIYLVYTGSYSLFELLLGIIVAILVAYLFGDAVVRNAEKIYSPIRWFWGLVYAILYFTIIEAKAHWEVIKLIFKPSNVKPAIVRIPYSVETDYAVTTIANSITNTPGTITVDVDENNKYLYVHWIRAVDLTDEGAREHISRVFEKYAKKIFD
- a CDS encoding complex I subunit 1 family protein; amino-acid sequence: MMWVDLGNYILQSLLYPGLLFIIIMIIFTQWIYRKVTGRVQYRRGPTYVGPFGLLQPFADFMKLLLKEDVVSRYSAKIAPVIVAALGVGAITALTLMTPLAYDPVHAPFDIIVFFYLALWTSLSIMFLGLATPNPYTSLGVGRYMALLVSAEPAYVSSFLVPVIIASKIDPSIEYSLYGSSLISYQLWTSNVFSFIAMLIAAIAGFLAMMGILEIKPFDFPEAEGEIYWGVFTEYGGPRLALAFFILFAERIVIPIIYVLLFLGGSWPIDISTNYLGGLLVIFAKFIVVFILLSVIDNVMPRFTPAQGVRFLWKYPLILAIAALIIALLI
- a CDS encoding SLC13 family permease, which codes for MYSILVLLLLTLMIILVAIGKPGREYIGLILIITLLVTRTISIKEFVSYVNWDVLGLIIGMSMFSILLEESGIIELVSTHILRKTMSPQNILFLLTLTAGLISIALENVTVVLLFAPIAFNIARKLGINPTYMIIGIALASNMAGSATMIGDPPAIIVAGHYDLSFTDFIIHNGKPSMFFITLIPMIISTYIYTILSTHEIVEPRTNINQTNKNNWEKPNNIIKDKFFLVEALVFLSIKITLLSIREIIKLPLTLIAVIGVGGLIATRILLHQDTESAKKSIREGFDWKLLVFLIGVFALSGAFAKHGLANKFAEALLEISGENIFIITGILIWLSVVFSAVIDNTPYVTTMIPVIDNIAENLGVEPLRIAWALLLGATLGGGITYIGASANLVAVRLLENKGYKITFTDFIKKSLPFNISNLLIGWLLYIIFWIVWF
- a CDS encoding cation:proton antiporter, whose amino-acid sequence is MEGFIDLVLALFLAFSIGRLLEEGFSRLGVPSVLGDLSVGIVFGASLLGWYPVNDVVKAFSVFGVFLLLFYAGLETRYSEFMRSLPVYGIITLGEVLAAFSLGYIIGISFGYPPKSAYFVGTVLVATSVSVSVKSLVEIKKLHTLEGYTVMGIAVLDDLAALITIVVGASLVKTGTINFETVSEILLIAISAWLIIVVLLHRYGSYISRLASHLHTDESILVSILATVLGLTLLSQYINLSPLVIAYAAGLGFSEAWGSKVAAEKVRLLAVLFSPLFFITTTAEIDLKTAIVPQYIPFYTTMIIAAFIGKLLGGGLTSFLVGYPAWASFRIGVGLFPRAEFCIIAAYMGYTYHVIGADVYLAALLIIVATNFLTPPILKYVYSHGPQYDPLKFKPKIVLVMEKLMRKTTKTR
- a CDS encoding DUF6062 family protein translates to MLFGKKEKRNPRDLFYVELSSSLEKPGCPICGIVEKVEYDLIFDILYEHVNDPDTRSKFRESLGLCGYHAWLLYKYSYGDPLIGEPGPAIIYQDMLETYYEMLEKKGIVNPAKFSGKCFLCKDLVEYNRIFVEKFAEKIIETDLLQEYEANTYSILCMHHFRDVYMELLKKRKDLAEKLREIQLHKISKLLDIMKKFINKFDYRVKEQPTSIEATSTKLAIQALKGTPTTTRIYNCKTNPNT
- a CDS encoding ACR family transporter, encoding MNIRNVQKNLANNIPLHSTLAIASGLVTGYYLNLSKLSGLIIPAVFIMIYPMVVNLSLNNIKKIKSTVKPLVEAMILNFLIAPGLMFLLTTIVPVSIYMKISLLLLSIAPASSMGLGYLGLSGGDILAGATIVALAFILSLIVYPIAGYYFASGTPLSKSHRA
- a CDS encoding radical SAM/SPASM domain-containing protein, producing the protein MNNESQDNSKSDQRGGVGALLAGLRTLFDNPISRVFLRTATIESECKYNGRKVAAPIIYHALSMYAGEPVSSCTVTARFIGSIVNTIMKLGIKLLKGREEEVIEALKDPALRRGVSLILKGLGLYGVTVPQELPAPFLIVWNFTNMCNLRCKHCYQRADKPLPNELSLKEKLMVVDQLDRAGVAAIALSGGEPTIHPHFRRILYEIASRGMYAAVATNGWVFADIEKLREAKKLGLRYVEVSVDSADPKKHDWFRGVQGSWERAVKALENAVKLGINHAMAITITKMNINEVEDILDLAESIGVKRVVFFNFVPVGRGKDNIWLDLDPLEREEFLRTIYKEMSRRKMEIVSTAPQYGRVSLQLSGGRDVAPTHFYVGEDPIVKAVAEFVGGCGAGRIYAGIQPDGTLIPCVFLPIPVGNLRERTFWDLWINAPLFKLLRDRSKLQGACAVCPYKNICGGCRARAYAYFNDPMAPDPGCLYNIKYWNKLIEENKTASRIKIQVKKKH